From the Microbacterium thalassium genome, one window contains:
- a CDS encoding V-type ATP synthase subunit A — MERVNTSGSVVRVSGPLVEVEGVGALAMSDVVALGPAHMSAETVEREGDRAVLQAYEYTGGLRSGDVAASTGAQLSIPLGPGLLGQAFDGLLRPLTGAGLWLGAARTTEPPGQDSSWRFAAGAEVGDAVAEGDVLGTVADAGSVEHRVLVPVGVSGTVTWLAGDEELAADAVVARIGDHEVALTSTWPIRRPRPFRQRRSEAVPLRTGQRVLDLLFPVARGATAAVPGGFGAGKTLLLQQIAKWSDADVIVYVGCGERGNEMADVLGTLTELSDERTGGRLIDRTVIIANTSNMPMMAREAGIHTGVTVAEYYRDMGYDVVVIADSTSRWAEALREFANRNGQLPAEEGYPASLASELAAFYERAGRVETLGRRTASVTVIGAVSPPGGDMTEPVTTATQRFARTLWQLDRDLAYARHYPAVSWTASFARDDDAIGRWYAENGDAAWVARRARALTLLSESDRLASLAELLGHASLPGHERMILLGGRLVRDGVLMQSALSPNDASCSAGKAAAILDLVLDVADRCARLAEDGVPAAAIERIDFGDVLRARDETGPDDAAGVEARRGPMLRRLEALR; from the coding sequence ATGGAGCGGGTGAACACGAGCGGGTCCGTCGTGCGCGTGAGCGGGCCGCTGGTCGAGGTGGAGGGCGTCGGAGCGCTGGCGATGTCGGACGTGGTCGCGCTGGGCCCCGCGCACATGAGCGCCGAGACCGTGGAACGCGAGGGGGATCGCGCCGTCCTGCAGGCCTACGAGTACACCGGAGGGCTGCGCAGCGGCGACGTCGCCGCGTCCACCGGCGCCCAGCTGTCGATCCCCCTCGGCCCGGGGCTGCTCGGACAGGCCTTCGACGGACTGCTGCGACCTCTGACCGGAGCAGGGCTCTGGCTGGGCGCGGCCCGCACGACCGAGCCCCCGGGGCAAGACAGCTCGTGGCGGTTCGCCGCCGGCGCGGAGGTCGGCGACGCCGTGGCGGAGGGGGACGTGCTGGGAACGGTGGCGGATGCCGGCTCCGTCGAACATCGCGTGCTGGTGCCGGTCGGGGTCTCCGGCACCGTGACGTGGCTCGCCGGCGACGAGGAGCTCGCGGCCGATGCCGTGGTCGCCCGCATCGGCGACCACGAGGTGGCGCTCACCTCGACGTGGCCGATCCGGCGTCCGCGGCCCTTCCGGCAGCGGCGCTCCGAGGCGGTGCCGCTGCGGACGGGCCAGCGTGTGCTCGACCTGCTGTTCCCGGTCGCGCGGGGAGCGACCGCGGCCGTCCCCGGCGGTTTCGGGGCGGGCAAGACGCTGCTGCTCCAGCAGATCGCGAAGTGGAGCGATGCCGATGTGATCGTGTACGTCGGATGCGGCGAGCGCGGCAACGAGATGGCCGACGTGCTGGGCACCCTCACGGAGCTCTCCGACGAGCGCACGGGCGGGCGCCTCATCGACCGGACGGTGATCATCGCCAACACGTCGAACATGCCGATGATGGCGCGCGAGGCCGGCATCCACACCGGCGTGACCGTGGCGGAGTACTACCGCGACATGGGCTACGACGTCGTCGTGATCGCCGACTCGACGTCGCGCTGGGCCGAAGCGCTCCGGGAGTTCGCGAACCGCAACGGGCAGCTCCCGGCCGAGGAGGGGTATCCGGCGAGCCTCGCGAGCGAGCTCGCGGCGTTCTACGAGCGCGCGGGCCGGGTCGAGACGCTCGGCCGGAGGACCGCGTCGGTCACCGTGATCGGCGCGGTGTCGCCGCCGGGCGGCGACATGACCGAGCCGGTCACGACGGCCACGCAGCGCTTCGCGCGCACACTGTGGCAGCTCGACCGCGATCTGGCCTACGCGCGCCACTACCCGGCGGTCAGCTGGACGGCGTCCTTCGCGCGCGACGACGACGCGATCGGCCGCTGGTACGCCGAGAACGGCGACGCCGCCTGGGTCGCCCGCCGCGCGCGGGCGCTCACGCTGCTCTCCGAGTCGGATCGGCTGGCCTCGCTCGCCGAGCTCCTCGGCCATGCGTCGCTGCCGGGCCACGAGCGGATGATCCTGCTCGGCGGCCGCCTCGTGCGCGACGGCGTGCTCATGCAGAGCGCGCTCAGCCCCAACGACGCGTCGTGCTCGGCGGGCAAGGCCGCCGCGATCCTCGACCTCGTGCTCGACGTCGCCGACCGGTGCGCGCGCCTGGCCGAGGACGGCGTGCCGGCGGCCGCGATCGAGCGCATCGACTTCGGCGACGTGCTGCGCGCGCGGGACGAGACGGGCCCCGACGACGCCGCAGGGGTGGAGGCGCGGCGGGGACCCATGCTGCGCCGGCTGGAGGCGCTGCGGTGA
- a CDS encoding FMN-binding negative transcriptional regulator gives MRQNPSFAMTDVTELRRLIDLNPWATLVSAADDGLVASHYAVLLDDRDDLTIVGHVGRPDDLIHGLGSRELMVVIQGPHGYVSPGWYGDVAAVPTWNFVSAHLAGVPELLGPEENLRILDRLVARFESGRPQPRTLWEAPNDPAFVERLERGTVGFRLTPTKVVAKRKLSQNKPDDVVETIIAELGAGAGAYADPRLAGEMRRDLDTRRAAR, from the coding sequence ATGCGTCAGAACCCGAGTTTCGCGATGACGGACGTGACGGAGCTGCGCCGTCTGATCGACCTGAATCCGTGGGCGACGCTGGTCAGCGCGGCCGATGACGGCCTCGTCGCGTCGCACTACGCCGTCCTGCTCGACGACCGCGACGACCTCACGATCGTCGGCCACGTCGGGCGTCCGGACGATCTGATCCACGGCCTCGGCTCGCGCGAGCTCATGGTCGTGATCCAGGGTCCGCACGGCTACGTCTCGCCGGGCTGGTACGGCGACGTCGCGGCGGTGCCGACGTGGAACTTCGTCTCGGCCCACCTGGCCGGCGTGCCCGAGCTGCTCGGGCCCGAGGAGAACCTCCGCATCCTCGACCGGCTCGTCGCGCGGTTCGAGAGCGGCAGGCCGCAGCCGCGCACGCTGTGGGAGGCGCCCAACGATCCCGCGTTCGTCGAGCGTCTCGAGCGGGGGACGGTCGGCTTCCGGCTGACTCCGACGAAGGTGGTCGCCAAGCGCAAGCTCAGCCAGAACAAGCCGGACGACGTCGTCGAGACGATCATCGCCGAACTCGGCGCCGGTGCCGGCGCGTACGCCGATCCGCGACTCGCCGGCGAGATGCGCCGGGATCTCGACACCCGCAGAGCGGCCCGATGA
- a CDS encoding V-type ATP synthase subunit B, with the protein MTTTEPEGLPASARRVEYRDVHALRGPLLVLGETADVGWDESAVVELDDGSVRHGVVLEVERDLVTLQVLEGTAGIEPGSVGVRFTGDPFAIPVGRGWLGRVCSGRGEPLDGGPPVVGETTVPVNGVPLNPVHREPPADPIRTGISAIDGLTTLVRGQKLPIFSVPGLSHLALATQIAAQARSEGRGFRVVFVAMGLTHADIDTVRDRLEERAASGELVLLLNAADDPVIERILAPRVALTIAEHLAYEEGDDVLVIMSDMTSYAEAVREVSAARREIPARRGYPGYLYSDLASIYERCGRVRGRDGSVTIVPVLTMPGGDITHPVPDLTGYITEGQVVLAPEVAARGVYPPVDTSSSLSRLMRAGAGPGRTREDHLPVAAQALASLSRSLRAAELAELMGADALGETDQAYLRYRDRFESAVLNQRENEDRSFGETLDRIWDALGVLPERELSMIPTALIERHRPSEGGAS; encoded by the coding sequence GTGACGACCACGGAGCCGGAAGGACTGCCCGCGAGTGCGCGGCGCGTCGAGTACCGCGATGTGCACGCGCTGCGCGGTCCGCTGCTCGTGCTGGGCGAGACCGCCGACGTCGGATGGGACGAATCGGCCGTCGTCGAACTGGATGACGGGTCGGTCCGTCACGGCGTGGTGCTCGAGGTCGAGCGCGACCTCGTCACGCTGCAGGTGCTCGAGGGGACCGCCGGCATCGAGCCGGGCTCGGTCGGCGTGCGGTTCACCGGGGATCCGTTCGCGATCCCGGTGGGGCGCGGCTGGCTCGGGCGGGTGTGCAGCGGCCGCGGCGAACCGCTCGACGGCGGGCCGCCCGTCGTCGGCGAGACGACGGTGCCCGTGAACGGCGTGCCGCTGAACCCCGTGCACCGCGAGCCGCCGGCCGATCCGATCCGCACCGGCATCTCGGCGATCGACGGACTGACGACGCTCGTGCGCGGGCAGAAGCTTCCGATCTTCTCGGTTCCGGGCCTGTCGCACCTCGCGCTGGCGACCCAGATCGCCGCGCAGGCGCGTTCGGAGGGCCGGGGATTCCGCGTCGTGTTCGTCGCGATGGGACTCACGCACGCCGACATCGACACGGTGCGCGATCGGCTCGAAGAGCGCGCGGCGTCGGGGGAGCTGGTGCTGCTGCTCAACGCCGCCGACGATCCCGTCATCGAGCGCATCCTCGCGCCGCGCGTGGCGCTGACCATCGCAGAGCACCTCGCCTACGAAGAGGGCGACGACGTGCTGGTGATCATGTCGGACATGACCAGCTACGCCGAGGCCGTGCGCGAGGTGTCGGCGGCGCGCCGCGAGATCCCCGCGCGCCGGGGCTACCCCGGCTACCTGTACAGCGACCTCGCCTCGATCTACGAACGGTGCGGGCGCGTGCGCGGGCGGGACGGATCGGTGACGATCGTCCCCGTGCTGACCATGCCCGGCGGCGACATCACGCACCCGGTGCCCGACCTGACCGGCTACATCACCGAAGGGCAGGTCGTGCTCGCCCCCGAGGTGGCGGCCCGCGGCGTATACCCGCCGGTCGACACGTCCTCCTCGCTGTCGCGCCTCATGCGCGCGGGCGCCGGGCCCGGCCGCACGCGCGAGGATCACCTGCCGGTCGCCGCTCAGGCTCTCGCGTCGCTGTCGCGGTCCCTGCGGGCCGCCGAGCTGGCAGAGCTCATGGGAGCGGATGCCCTGGGCGAGACGGATCAGGCATACCTGCGCTACCGCGATCGATTCGAGAGCGCCGTGCTGAACCAGCGCGAGAACGAGGACCGCTCCTTCGGCGAGACGCTCGACCGGATCTGGGACGCTCTGGGCGTGCTGCCCGAGCGGGAGCTGTCGATGATCCCGACGGCGCTGATCGAACGCCATCGGCCGAGTGAAGGAGGGGCCTCGTGA
- a CDS encoding gamma carbonic anhydrase family protein has product MTIAEGASVLSVAGSSPHLAEGTFVAAGARVIGDVRLGEGASVWYNAVLRGDSASITLGAGSNIQDNVSVHVDDGSPVVIGENVSVGHNAVVHGCTIGDGSLIGMGSVVLSGAVIGAGSLVAGGAVVLEGTVIPEGSLVAGVPAKVRRELSDAERAKILRNAEIYRAHTANHISAEPVGGE; this is encoded by the coding sequence ATGACGATTGCCGAAGGTGCCTCCGTCCTGTCCGTCGCGGGCTCGAGCCCGCACCTCGCCGAAGGGACGTTCGTGGCCGCCGGAGCCCGCGTCATCGGCGACGTGAGACTCGGCGAAGGTGCCAGCGTCTGGTACAACGCGGTGCTGCGCGGCGACAGCGCGAGCATCACCCTGGGTGCCGGCAGCAACATCCAGGACAACGTGTCGGTGCACGTCGACGACGGCAGTCCCGTCGTCATCGGCGAGAACGTGTCTGTCGGTCACAACGCCGTCGTGCACGGCTGCACGATCGGTGACGGCAGCCTCATCGGCATGGGATCGGTGGTGCTCAGCGGCGCGGTGATCGGCGCGGGGAGCCTGGTCGCCGGGGGAGCCGTCGTGCTCGAGGGGACGGTAATCCCCGAGGGATCGCTCGTGGCGGGCGTCCCCGCCAAGGTGCGGCGCGAGCTGTCGGACGCGGAGCGCGCGAAGATCCTGCGGAATGCCGAGATCTATCGCGCGCACACGGCGAACCACATCTCGGCGGAGCCGGTCGGCGGCGAATGA
- a CDS encoding V-type ATP synthase subunit F, whose product MADALSIAVIGEEHLVDGYRLAGATVLLAAGADAVRRAWDALPGDVGVVVLTAQAAAALGEDREDGRRMVAVMPA is encoded by the coding sequence ATGGCCGACGCGCTGAGCATCGCCGTCATCGGCGAGGAGCACCTCGTCGACGGGTACCGCCTCGCCGGCGCGACGGTGCTGCTCGCCGCCGGCGCCGACGCGGTCAGGCGCGCGTGGGATGCGCTGCCCGGCGACGTCGGCGTCGTCGTGCTCACCGCGCAGGCGGCCGCGGCGCTCGGCGAGGACCGCGAGGACGGCCGGCGCATGGTGGCGGTGATGCCCGCATGA
- a CDS encoding acyltransferase family protein has product MPSADHEFGPQNLGHPTQTVTRQPRDRSPEHAEPSRFLPHVQGLRAIAVLFVVLYHFWPGRLSGGYVGVDVFFVISGFLITSHLMRELTATGTVRLSQFWARRARRLLPASLLVLLFCAIVAGTPYLMPISALQNEVSEIIAATFYVENWYLALNSADYLNHAGDPTTVQHYWSLSLEEQFYVMWPLIMLLAAWIGVRSFRGARRRAVLVALGVVTAASFVFCVVFTITDPAPAYFVTFGRMWQFGVGAMIALVPLLRVRHAVGSFVLGWAGIAALLYAAFRFDGQTPFPGYMALLPTLGAAAVIAASNADRWWYPTRLLAIRPAQFTGDISYSLYLWHWPLIIIAPSVPFWGLTIWHRVSLLAICFVLAWLTKRFVEDPARSWKVLTTRPARVTLWSSLAAMVLVAGVAGGAWAVNAPAYREGVAEIEQLRADPPECFGAASVLDPSCAGVSFEDIRPDPGFAGIDRPEHPECFVQLNDARPVSCAFGVDDPDAPTVALIGDSHAYQLLSTFDRIAQERGWRLVTWFKGACPWNTTPLSTPGAFGQACTQWREDVGEALAASDVDVVFTAALATTPYSAAGYDSAHDAAVAGYREAWSEMTDRGVPVVTVVDNPVWETDPNKCLRTHDDASECDGARDDVLVADDPLRDAAAGLADVTLLDFTDVFCDADACFPVVGGANLYRDQDHITVTFADSLGPWYQAALEDALAVRAP; this is encoded by the coding sequence GTGCCATCCGCCGACCACGAATTCGGGCCGCAGAATCTGGGGCATCCCACCCAGACGGTGACCCGTCAGCCGCGCGACCGGTCGCCCGAGCACGCCGAGCCGTCGCGGTTCCTTCCGCATGTGCAGGGTCTGCGGGCGATCGCGGTCCTGTTCGTCGTGCTGTACCACTTCTGGCCGGGGCGGCTGTCGGGCGGCTACGTCGGCGTCGACGTCTTCTTCGTGATCTCGGGGTTCCTCATCACGTCGCACCTCATGCGCGAGCTGACGGCGACGGGCACCGTCCGGCTGTCGCAGTTCTGGGCGCGGCGCGCCCGGCGCCTGCTGCCGGCTTCGCTCCTCGTGCTGCTGTTCTGCGCGATCGTCGCCGGCACCCCGTACCTCATGCCGATCTCGGCGCTGCAGAACGAGGTCAGCGAGATCATCGCGGCGACTTTCTACGTCGAGAACTGGTACCTCGCGCTGAACTCGGCCGACTACCTCAACCACGCGGGCGACCCGACGACCGTCCAGCACTACTGGTCGCTGTCGCTCGAAGAGCAGTTCTACGTCATGTGGCCGCTCATCATGCTGCTGGCGGCATGGATCGGCGTGCGGTCCTTCCGCGGCGCGCGCCGCCGCGCGGTGCTGGTCGCACTCGGCGTCGTCACGGCGGCGTCCTTCGTGTTCTGCGTCGTGTTCACGATCACGGATCCGGCGCCGGCGTACTTCGTCACGTTCGGCCGCATGTGGCAGTTCGGCGTCGGCGCGATGATCGCGCTGGTTCCCCTCCTCCGGGTCCGCCACGCGGTGGGGAGCTTCGTGCTCGGCTGGGCCGGGATCGCCGCGCTGCTGTACGCGGCGTTCCGCTTCGACGGCCAGACGCCGTTCCCCGGGTACATGGCACTGCTGCCGACGCTCGGGGCCGCCGCCGTGATCGCGGCGTCGAACGCCGACCGCTGGTGGTACCCGACGCGGCTGCTGGCGATCCGCCCCGCGCAGTTCACCGGCGACATCTCGTACTCGCTGTACCTGTGGCACTGGCCGCTGATCATCATCGCCCCGTCGGTGCCGTTCTGGGGGCTGACGATCTGGCACCGCGTGTCGCTCCTGGCCATCTGCTTCGTGCTGGCGTGGCTGACCAAGCGCTTCGTCGAGGACCCAGCCCGCAGCTGGAAGGTGCTCACGACGCGTCCGGCGCGCGTGACCCTGTGGTCCTCGCTCGCCGCGATGGTGCTCGTCGCCGGCGTCGCGGGCGGCGCGTGGGCGGTCAACGCGCCGGCATACCGAGAGGGTGTCGCCGAGATCGAGCAGCTGCGCGCCGACCCGCCCGAGTGCTTCGGCGCGGCATCCGTCCTGGATCCGTCGTGCGCCGGGGTCTCATTCGAAGACATCCGGCCCGATCCCGGATTCGCCGGCATCGACCGGCCCGAGCATCCGGAGTGCTTCGTCCAGCTCAACGACGCCCGGCCGGTCTCGTGCGCGTTCGGCGTCGACGACCCGGATGCGCCGACCGTGGCCCTGATCGGCGACAGCCACGCGTACCAGCTGCTGTCGACCTTCGACCGGATCGCGCAGGAGCGCGGGTGGCGCCTCGTGACGTGGTTCAAGGGCGCCTGCCCGTGGAACACCACGCCGCTGTCCACGCCCGGCGCCTTCGGCCAGGCGTGCACGCAGTGGCGGGAGGACGTCGGCGAGGCGCTGGCGGCCTCCGACGTCGACGTCGTGTTCACCGCGGCGCTCGCGACGACGCCGTACTCCGCCGCCGGATACGACTCCGCGCACGACGCCGCGGTCGCCGGATACCGCGAGGCGTGGAGCGAGATGACCGATCGCGGCGTCCCGGTCGTGACCGTGGTCGACAACCCGGTGTGGGAGACGGACCCGAACAAATGCCTGCGCACGCACGACGACGCGTCGGAGTGCGATGGGGCGCGCGACGACGTGCTCGTCGCCGACGATCCGCTGCGCGATGCCGCGGCGGGCCTCGCCGACGTCACGCTGCTGGATTTCACCGATGTGTTCTGCGACGCGGACGCCTGCTTCCCGGTCGTGGGCGGGGCGAACCTCTACCGCGACCAGGACCACATCACCGTGACCTTCGCCGACAGCCTGGGCCCGTGGTACCAGGCCGCCCTCGAGGACGCGCTGGCGGTCCGTGCGCCGTAG
- a CDS encoding glycosyltransferase family 2 protein, whose protein sequence is MPPKVSILMLTYNAPEFVEIAVRTVRDRTCDVNFELVVVDNASEEPTRGLLHRLDDEGLIDTLHFSPTNTLFAGGNNLAATLAAPDATHFLLLNSDVEIRDDAWLSNLLSHHSRGASSYGMVPDPLRVDGYCYLIDADLYRSAPLDEEHQWFWAITKQQAGLLSADLSVRGYFEHERYVHHFGGRSGTGFTGAKGLSVDRLELDRWFGGRSPIVIDLHTLPLLTRVDLVGPEFVRRAVHRIQRVRARAARAVSRRRP, encoded by the coding sequence GTGCCGCCCAAAGTGAGCATCTTGATGCTCACCTACAACGCACCCGAGTTCGTCGAGATCGCAGTCCGCACGGTGCGTGACCGGACATGCGATGTGAACTTCGAACTCGTCGTGGTGGACAACGCATCGGAAGAGCCGACGAGAGGGCTTCTGCACCGTCTCGACGACGAGGGCCTGATCGACACACTCCATTTCTCGCCCACCAACACCCTGTTCGCCGGCGGGAACAATCTGGCTGCGACCCTTGCCGCCCCCGACGCCACGCATTTCCTGCTCCTGAACAGCGACGTCGAGATCCGGGACGATGCGTGGTTGAGCAATCTCCTGTCGCACCACTCGCGCGGCGCATCGTCATATGGAATGGTGCCCGACCCGCTGCGAGTCGACGGCTACTGCTATCTGATCGACGCAGACCTGTACCGCAGCGCGCCCCTCGACGAAGAGCATCAGTGGTTCTGGGCCATCACGAAGCAGCAGGCTGGGCTGCTGAGTGCTGATCTGTCGGTCCGCGGATACTTCGAGCACGAGAGGTACGTCCACCATTTCGGCGGAAGGAGCGGCACCGGCTTCACCGGCGCCAAGGGCTTGTCGGTGGATCGCCTGGAGCTAGACCGCTGGTTCGGCGGACGCTCCCCAATCGTGATCGACTTGCACACCCTTCCGCTGCTCACCCGCGTCGACCTTGTCGGCCCGGAGTTCGTCCGGCGAGCGGTCCACCGGATCCAGAGGGTTCGCGCGCGCGCGGCTCGCGCCGTGTCTCGCCGGCGCCCCTGA
- a CDS encoding ATP synthase subunit C, which yields MTVWVMALPVFAIAFAGALLLLRRTRSTGMKALVVVNAGVAIAAGVVFVQALTASVPAAASGAVEAATSTTTSTGAGGTALIAAAIAVAGSSIGAAIAVAYTGAAALAAMSERPEMFGRAMVIVGLAEGIAIYGLIIAIIIIGQA from the coding sequence ATGACCGTCTGGGTCATGGCCCTTCCCGTCTTCGCGATCGCCTTCGCCGGCGCGCTGCTGCTGCTGCGACGCACGCGGAGCACCGGCATGAAGGCGCTCGTGGTGGTCAACGCCGGTGTCGCGATCGCGGCCGGAGTGGTCTTCGTGCAGGCGCTCACCGCCTCGGTCCCGGCCGCCGCGAGCGGTGCGGTCGAGGCGGCGACGAGCACGACCACGTCGACCGGCGCGGGCGGCACGGCGCTCATCGCGGCGGCGATCGCCGTGGCCGGGTCGTCCATCGGCGCCGCCATCGCCGTCGCCTACACCGGTGCCGCGGCGCTGGCCGCCATGAGCGAGCGGCCCGAGATGTTCGGGCGCGCCATGGTGATCGTCGGCCTCGCCGAGGGGATCGCGATCTACGGCCTCATCATCGCGATCATCATCATCGGGCAGGCGTGA
- a CDS encoding V-type ATPase 116kDa subunit family protein, which produces MSWREALTPVRMERVALVAPEAAIDPMLTEIAASGAVELDLPRHAEGAPDEFARARDAAVLRDGLAGYVGWTPSTSLPDLAERLAPAGAAAVPIQRPRGVEPPTLLSGEAEAAGMSRALVDTYGTVPYRDIDPARAAAFAYIVMFGMMFGDVGHGAILLGIGLLLRTGRPRRFAGIQRAWGFVTAAGAAAIAFGFLYGEAFGPTGLVPVLWLSPLEEPVPFLIAAIVLGSVLLAAAYAIGTVNRVREGGWGYALYARSGVAGSLLFLAAAVLAGGIVWGLMWLVALAAALAVLAIVFLSIGLYVASGGHFAGVLQTVIEVGDTIIRLGSNVVSFARLAAFGLTHAALLLVVWQGTTALWGLGPLGAVAGVLLFVVGNVLTFALEALVAAIQALRLSYYELFSRVFESEGRPFRPWSPAVDSAAGPTPYADEGGVAAGDLPVPERRPA; this is translated from the coding sequence ATGTCGTGGCGTGAAGCGCTCACCCCGGTGCGCATGGAGCGCGTCGCGCTCGTCGCGCCCGAAGCCGCCATCGATCCGATGCTGACCGAGATCGCCGCGAGCGGCGCGGTGGAACTCGACCTTCCGCGCCACGCCGAAGGCGCGCCGGACGAGTTCGCCCGCGCGCGCGACGCGGCGGTGCTGCGCGACGGCCTCGCCGGCTACGTCGGGTGGACGCCGTCGACGTCGCTTCCGGACCTGGCCGAGCGGCTGGCTCCCGCCGGAGCCGCCGCGGTCCCGATCCAGCGCCCGCGCGGCGTCGAGCCGCCGACGCTGCTTTCGGGCGAGGCCGAGGCGGCCGGAATGTCACGCGCACTCGTCGACACCTACGGGACCGTGCCCTATCGCGACATCGACCCCGCACGCGCTGCGGCCTTCGCGTACATCGTCATGTTCGGCATGATGTTCGGCGACGTCGGCCACGGCGCCATCCTGCTCGGGATCGGCCTGCTGCTTCGCACGGGACGCCCGCGCCGGTTCGCGGGCATCCAGCGCGCGTGGGGCTTCGTCACGGCCGCCGGCGCCGCCGCGATCGCGTTCGGCTTCCTCTACGGCGAGGCGTTCGGGCCCACCGGCCTGGTGCCGGTCCTCTGGCTGTCCCCCCTCGAGGAGCCCGTGCCGTTCCTGATCGCCGCCATCGTGCTCGGCTCGGTGCTGCTGGCCGCGGCGTACGCGATCGGAACGGTGAACCGCGTCCGCGAGGGCGGGTGGGGCTACGCCCTGTACGCGCGCAGCGGCGTCGCGGGGTCGCTGCTGTTCCTCGCCGCGGCGGTGCTGGCCGGCGGCATCGTGTGGGGCCTGATGTGGTTGGTCGCCCTCGCCGCGGCACTGGCCGTGCTCGCGATCGTGTTCCTGTCGATCGGACTGTACGTGGCATCCGGCGGGCACTTCGCCGGTGTCCTCCAGACGGTCATCGAGGTCGGCGACACGATCATCCGCCTCGGGTCCAATGTCGTCTCGTTCGCGCGTCTCGCGGCGTTCGGGCTGACGCACGCCGCGCTGCTGCTCGTGGTGTGGCAGGGCACGACGGCACTGTGGGGGCTCGGCCCCCTCGGCGCGGTCGCGGGCGTGCTCCTGTTCGTCGTGGGCAACGTGCTCACGTTCGCGCTCGAGGCGCTCGTCGCGGCCATCCAGGCGCTTCGCCTGTCGTACTACGAACTGTTCTCGCGCGTCTTCGAGTCCGAAGGGCGGCCGTTCCGCCCGTGGAGCCCGGCGGTGGACAGCGCCGCGGGTCCGACACCGTATGCCGACGAGGGTGGGGTCGCCGCCGGCGACCTGCCCGTTCCAGAGAGGAGACCCGCATGA
- a CDS encoding amidohydrolase: MTPGVGERVSVVAGVRLTGSERTDPFADDLVDVHLAGDRIADIAPAGALPHRGAVLHGDGAWLIPGLWDHHVHVVQWALAAQRVPLGGATSPMHAAALMRDAPVLPDGRRIGSGFRDAFWADAPTLDVLDAATGDVPTYLINADVHSVWLNSAALRREGLLPVGTGVLREEPAFEISRRLNDVVPAASDPLVARMARDAAARGIVGLVDLDMAWNEEAWARRLNAGLDTLRVEFGIYPEHLDRAIAEGLRSGDVARGTASELARVGPLKVITDGSLGTRTAACSHPYPGDAQDRGLLTVDPSSLQELLGRATAAGLAVAVHAIGDVANSHALDAFAATGAWGTIEHAQLVAHADIPRFARLGVGASVQPEHALDDRDLTDSIWAGQTAQPYPLRALADSGANLLFGSDAPVAALDPWAGMAAAVHRTRDGREPWQAREAVDGATALAATTHGGSQDAAIIEPGAMADLVLCEHDPLTASETLLRGQRVAATLVGSRITHRDS, from the coding sequence ATGACGCCCGGGGTCGGCGAACGCGTCTCGGTCGTCGCGGGAGTGCGGCTCACCGGGAGCGAGCGCACGGATCCGTTCGCCGACGACCTCGTCGACGTGCACCTCGCGGGCGACCGGATCGCCGACATCGCACCCGCCGGCGCGCTGCCGCATCGCGGCGCCGTGCTGCACGGCGACGGCGCGTGGCTCATCCCCGGCCTGTGGGACCACCACGTCCACGTCGTGCAGTGGGCCCTCGCGGCCCAGCGCGTACCGCTCGGCGGAGCGACGAGTCCGATGCACGCCGCCGCGCTCATGCGCGACGCTCCTGTCCTTCCCGACGGGCGCCGGATCGGCTCGGGGTTCCGCGACGCGTTCTGGGCCGACGCCCCGACGCTCGACGTTCTGGACGCGGCGACCGGCGATGTCCCGACCTATCTGATCAACGCCGACGTCCACAGCGTGTGGCTGAACTCCGCCGCGCTGCGGCGCGAAGGGCTCCTCCCGGTGGGCACCGGCGTCCTCCGCGAAGAACCGGCGTTCGAGATCTCGCGACGGCTCAACGACGTCGTCCCTGCGGCATCCGATCCTCTCGTCGCGCGCATGGCGCGGGACGCGGCCGCGCGTGGAATCGTCGGCCTCGTCGATCTCGACATGGCGTGGAACGAGGAGGCGTGGGCCCGGCGTCTGAACGCCGGTCTCGACACGCTGCGGGTGGAGTTCGGGATCTACCCCGAGCACCTCGATCGCGCGATCGCCGAGGGCCTGCGCTCGGGCGACGTCGCGCGCGGCACGGCATCCGAGCTCGCCCGCGTCGGGCCGCTCAAGGTGATCACGGACGGGTCGCTGGGCACCCGCACGGCCGCGTGCTCGCATCCGTATCCCGGCGACGCGCAGGATCGCGGTCTGCTCACGGTCGACCCGTCGTCGCTCCAGGAACTGCTCGGCCGCGCGACCGCCGCAGGCCTCGCGGTCGCCGTGCACGCCATCGGCGATGTGGCCAACAGCCACGCGCTGGACGCGTTCGCCGCGACGGGCGCGTGGGGGACGATCGAGCACGCCCAGCTCGTCGCCCACGCCGACATCCCGCGGTTCGCCCGGCTCGGCGTCGGCGCCAGCGTGCAGCCCGAGCACGCCCTGGACGACCGGGACCTCACGGATTCGATCTGGGCCGGGCAGACGGCCCAGCCGTATCCGCTGCGCGCGCTCGCCGACAGCGGCGCGAACCTCCTCTTCGGGTCGGACGCCCCGGTCGCAGCCCTCGATCCGTGGGCGGGGATGGCGGCGGCCGTCCACCGGACCCGCGACGGCCGCGAACCCTGGCAGGCGCGCGAGGCGGTGGACGGTGCCACCGCGCTGGCCGCCACGACGCACGGCGGCTCGCAGGACGCCGCGATCATCGAACCGGGCGCCATGGCCGACCTCGTGCTGTGCGAGCACGACCCGCTCACCGCGTCCGAGACGCTGCTGCGGGGGCAGCGCGTGGCGGCGACGCTCGTGGGATCCCGCATCACTCACCGCGACTCGTGA